A region of Solanum dulcamara chromosome 7, daSolDulc1.2, whole genome shotgun sequence DNA encodes the following proteins:
- the LOC129895722 gene encoding BAHD acyltransferase DCR: MTKEEIAVTNVKILKKSNVKPQKPLGKKECQLVTFDLPYLAFYYNQKLMIYKLGAESFEETVEKLKDGLALVLEDFYQLAGKLGKDEEGVFKVEYDDDMDGVEVIVADAEGIEVAHLADHEEGITKFQDLLPCNKILNLEGLHRPLLAVQLTKLKDGLAMGLAFNHAVLDGTSTWHFMTSWAQLCCGATSISVPPFLERTKARNTRVKLNLSEPSDAPEHANSATNGDVAASVDPPLRERVFKFSESAIDQIKLKVNANPPEGSTAPSFSTFQSLSAHVWLAVTLARQLKPEEYTVYTVFADCRKRVDPPMPESYFGNLIQAIFTVTAAGLLLSNPIEFAAGMIQQAIAKHDAKAIEERNKEWESSPKIFQYKDAGVNCVAVGSSPRFKVYDVDFGWGKPEMVRSGSNNRFDGMVYLYPEKNGGRGIDVEISLEANAMERLEKDKEFLMEA, encoded by the exons aTGACAAAGGAGGAAATTGCTGTTACAAATGTGAAAATCTTGAAAAAATCAAATGTGAAGCCTCAAAAACCATTAGGGAAAAAAGAATGTCAATTGGTAACATTTGATTTACCTTACTTAGCTTTTTATTACAACCAAAAGTTGATGATCTACAAATTAGGGGCTGAAAGCTTCGAGGAAACGGTGGAAAAATTGAAAGATGGGTTGGCTTTAGTGTTGGAAGATTTCTATCAACTTGCTGGGAAATTGGGAAAAGATGAAGAAGGAGTTTTTAAGGTtgaatatgatgatgatatggatgGAGTTGAGGTGATTGTGGCTGATGCTGAAGGGATTGAAGTTGCACATCTTGCTGATCATGAAGAAGGCATTACCAAATTCCAGGATTTGTTACCTTGTAACAAAATCTTGAATTTGGAAGGGCTTCATAGGCCTCTTCTCGCCGTGcag CTCACCAAGCTCAAAGACGGGCTGGCAATGGGATTAGCATTTAATCATGCCGTGCTGGACGgtacttccacgtggcacttcATGACTTCCTGGGCCCAGCTCTGTTGTGGGGCCACCTCCATTTCGGTCCCGCCTTTCCTTGAACGAACCAAGGCTCGTAACACTCGAGTCAAGCTCAATCTATCCGAGCCTTCCGACGCACCGGAACATGCCAACTCAGCAACCAATGGTGACGTTGCCGCCAGCGTGGACCCGCCTCTCCGCGAGAGGGTGTTCAAGTTTTCCGAGTCAGCAATTGACCAGATCAAGTTAAAGGTCAATGCTAACCCGCCAGAAGGCTCCACTGCGCCATCATTCTCTACGTTCCAATCGCTCTCCGCACACGTGTGGTTAGCTGTCACACTTGCCAGGCAACTCAAACCGGAGGAATATACAGTCTACACCGTCTTCGCTGATTGCCGGAAAAGAGTCGATCCTCCGATGCCGGAGAGTTACTTCGGAAACCTAATTCAGGCGATTTTCACGGTGACAGCGGCGGGATTGCTGCTGTCGAATCCGATTGAGTTTGCGGCGGGGATGATTCAGCAAGCAATTGCGAAGCACGATGCGAAGGCGATTGAGGAAAGGAACAAGGAGTGGGAAAGTAGCCCGAAGATATTTCAGTACAAAGATGCAGGAGTGAATTGTGTGGCGGTGGGAAGTTCACCGAGATTTAAGGTGTATGACGTGGATTTTGGATGGGGAAAACCGGAGATGGTGAGAAGTGGATCGAACAATAGGTTTGATGGGATGGTGTATTTGTATCCAGAGAAAAATGGAGGAAGAGGAATTGATGTGGAGATTAGCTTGGAAGCAAATGCAATGGAGAGGTTGGAGAAGGATAAAGAGTTTCTTATGGAAGCTTAA
- the LOC129895454 gene encoding UPF0496 protein At3g49070-like, producing the protein MKIKFRPVLRKYIAWNEAQDTKPAQTEMDLREEYAHAFRTESYADFWTRVLALSEKISSPTKIVGSTSAARLPSYRLFVEHLLDPDQPTVTRILGLIQTQKETQSLLSQYFSQTAEASVLCSVLLKDVQRTRSRYKSLKSSLDSLQKIPHSPKKHMPKILTRLTKFCNSLNPLVSSTSSPLRFKTVQANCSQLLKRIELKRDKTKAKLRLINKFKRGSAIFVMALTISLTVIVATHALALLVAAPTVMMASFQLMSTKKLASWSAQLDIAAKGTYILIRDLDTISRLVGRLNDELEDLQAIVRFWLERGGDPLQLELQASGEVARHLKKNYANFVEQLDELEEHLYLCFMTINRARNLVITEIMNSTPYLLTQIKK; encoded by the exons ATGAAGATAAAATTTCGTCCAGTATTGAGAAAATATATTGCATGGAACG AGGCCCAAGATACTAAACCGGCCCAAACGGAAATGGACCTCCGAGAGGAATATGCCCATGCCTTTCGGACCGAATCCTACGCGGACTTCTGGACACGTGTTCTTGCTTTATCCGAAAAGATTTCTTCCCCGACCAAAATTGTTGGCTCTACTTCAGCTGCTCGGCTTCCCTCTTACCGCCTTTTCGTGGAGCATCTTTTGGATCCGGATCAACCCACCGTAACTCGGATTCTGGGTTTGATCCAAACCCAGAAAGAAACCCAATCTCTACTATCTCAATACTTCTCACAAACAGCTGAAGCTTCTGTACTTTGTAGTGTATTACTAAAAGACGTGCAACGTACACGTTCCAGATATAAATCACTTAAATCCTCCCTAGATTCTCTTCAAAAAATACCACACTCACCTAAAAAACACATGCCCAAAATCCTGACCCGATTAACTAAATTCTGTAACTCACTTAACCCGCTTGTTTCATCAACATCTTCTCCCCTCCGATTTAAAACCGTTCAAGCCAACTGCTCGCAATTACTAAAACGGATCGAGCTTAAGCGCGATAAGACCAAAGCGAAACTCCGATTAATAAACAAATTCAAACGTGGCTCAGCCATATTTGTCATGGCTTTAACAATCTCGCTCACCGTCATTGTAGCGACTCATGCACTAGCCTTGCTAGTTGCGGCTCCAACGGTAATGATGGCTTCATTCCAGCTGATGTCGACTAAGAAGCTGGCTAGCTGGTCGGCTCAGCTGGACATAGCCGCGAAAGGTACTTACATATTGATTAGAGACTTGGACACTATAAGTCGACTAGTAGGTCGGCTAAATGATGAGTTAGAAGACTTGCAAGCCATAGTTCGGTTTTGGCTCGAGAGAGGTGGAGACCCGCTTCAGCTTGAGCTACAAGCCAGTGGGGAAGTGGCTCGCCACCTGAAAAAGAATTATGCAAACTTTGTGGAGCAATTGGATGAATTAGAAGAACATCTGTACTTGTGTTTTATGACTATTAATAGGGCTAGAAACCTTGTTATTACCGAAATTATGAATTCGACTCCATATTTGTTAacccaaattaaaaaataa
- the LOC129896112 gene encoding protein SRC2 homolog gives MGSRFEVEVKISSAKDLKNVNWRYGRLKPYAVVWVDPKGKCSTKVDDNGDTSPSWDEKLVIPLYAPIQESTLYIDVVHANATEGTKPLIGSAKLPLRDVVDTVGIGNMTERSLDLKRPSGRPHGKVKVEVTVRDPHYRAPDPYYAPPYGVPPPAGLRDYPAPPPQPYGGSYGAPAPASAFGSYGSPAPAPSPYAAPPAGYPYNAAPAPATGYGQQPGYGAALTPAPGYGQQPSYGAPPPAPYGQQGSYGQPGYGQQGSYGSQGSYGQQGSYGSQQAGYGYEDKKKGKFGGMGLGAGLAVGAVAGALGGLAISEGIDHIEDNIADKAAEKVEDDLDDGDYDDDDY, from the coding sequence ATGGGATCGAGATTCGAGGTGGAGGTGAAGATATCATCAGCTAAGGATTTGAAGAACGTCAATTGGCGTTATGGCCGTCTCAAGCCATATGCTGTTGTTTGGGTTGACCCGAAAGGAAAATGCTCCACGAAAGTCGATGATAATGGTGATACTTCTCCTTCTTGGGATGAGAAGCTTGTGATTCCTTTGTATGCTCCGATCCAAGAGTCTACTCTGTATATAGACGTTGTTCACGCTAATGCAACTGAGGGTACAAAGCCTCTGATCGGTTCAGCTAAGCTTCCGCTCCGTGATGTTGTTGATACCGTCGGAATCGGAAACATGACGGAGCGTTCGCTTGATTTGAAGCGTCCTTCTGGTCGCCCGCATGGGAAGGTCAAAGTTGAGGTTACTGTTCGTGATCCACACTATCGTGCGCCGGATCCGTATTATGCGCCTCCTTACGGTGTTCCTCCACCAGCTGGATTAAGGGATTACCCGGCTCCGCCGCCGCAGCCTTACGGCGGATCATACGGTGCTCCTGCCCCTGCTTCTGCTTTTGGATCATACGGTTCTCCTGCTCCTGCTCCTTCTCCCTACGCTGCTCCGCCGGCAGGTTATCCGTACAACGCAGCTCCGGCTCCGGCTACGGGTTATGGTCAACAACCAGGTTATGGTGCCGCTCTTACTCCTGCGCCGGGTTATGGTCAACAACCAAGTTACGGTGCTCCTCCTCCTGCGCCGTACGGGCAGCAAGGTAGTTACGGACAGCCTGGTTACGGGCAGCAGGGAAGTTACGGATCGCAGGGTAGTTACGGGCAGCAGGGAAGCTACGGGTCGCAGCAAGCAGGGTATGGGTACGAAGATAAGAAGAAGGGGAAGTTCGGAGGAATGGGGCTGGGAGCGGGATTGGCTGTGGGTGCGGTTGCAGGTGCACTGGGTGGATTAGCAATATCGGAAGGGATTGATCACATAGAGGATAACATCGCCGATAAGGCGGCGGAGAAGGTTGAGGATGATCTCGACGATGGCGATTATGATGACGATGATTACTAG